A stretch of Acidobacteriota bacterium DNA encodes these proteins:
- the nadA gene encoding quinolinate synthase NadA, protein MTDDALQTYDLLREKLHDVLPDFEIRAKAELACRINQLKSDLGAVILGHNYMEPGLYHSVPDFTGDSLELSRLAATADGDPIVFCGVRFMAETAKILSPEKTVLIPSLEAGCSLAASITAEDVRELRERFPGVPVVTYVNTYADIKAESDVCCTSSNALAVIESFKTETVIFLPDEYLARNVARESGKHIIFPTDRPIAKEKQDPHMDYQLLGWHGKCEVHEKFNVEDIENVRRQFPDVVVLAHPECSPEVVEASDFSGSTSAMIRFVEQARSPRYLLLTECSMADNVAAENPDKEMLRLCSVRCPHMNQITLQDTLDSLLQNRYVIDVPEEIRLKAKRAVDRMLEIH, encoded by the coding sequence ATGACCGACGACGCCTTGCAAACCTATGATCTCCTCCGGGAGAAGCTGCACGATGTCCTGCCCGATTTCGAAATCCGGGCCAAGGCCGAATTGGCTTGCCGTATCAACCAGTTGAAGAGCGACCTGGGCGCAGTGATCCTGGGGCACAACTACATGGAACCCGGGCTGTACCATTCAGTACCCGATTTCACCGGAGATTCCCTGGAGCTGAGCCGCCTGGCTGCGACCGCCGACGGCGATCCCATCGTGTTTTGCGGAGTCCGCTTCATGGCGGAAACCGCCAAGATCCTGAGCCCGGAGAAAACGGTGCTGATCCCCTCGCTGGAGGCAGGCTGTTCCCTGGCGGCCAGCATCACGGCCGAGGATGTCCGGGAGTTGCGCGAGCGTTTTCCAGGTGTTCCGGTGGTGACCTACGTCAACACCTACGCCGACATCAAGGCCGAAAGCGACGTCTGCTGCACTTCCAGCAACGCCCTGGCGGTCATTGAATCGTTCAAGACAGAGACGGTCATCTTTCTTCCAGACGAATACTTGGCCAGAAACGTGGCTCGCGAAAGCGGCAAGCACATTATTTTTCCCACCGACAGGCCCATAGCCAAGGAAAAGCAGGATCCTCACATGGACTACCAGCTCCTCGGCTGGCACGGCAAGTGCGAGGTCCACGAGAAGTTCAACGTGGAAGATATCGAGAACGTGCGCCGGCAGTTCCCCGACGTGGTGGTCCTGGCTCACCCCGAGTGCAGTCCGGAAGTGGTTGAGGCATCCGATTTTTCGGGAAGCACCTCGGCCATGATTCGCTTCGTGGAACAGGCTCGGTCCCCCCGCTATCTCCTGTTGACCGAATGCAGCATGGCAGACAACGTCGCGGCCGAAAACCCCGACAAGGAGATGCTCCGCCTGTGCAGCGTTCGTTGTCCCCACATGAATCAGATCACCCTGCAGGACACCCTCGATTCACTCCTTCAGAACCGATATGTCATCGACGTCCCGGAGGAAATCCGTCTGAAAGCCAAGCGGGCGGTGGACCGGATGCTGGAAATCCATTGA
- a CDS encoding DUF1015 domain-containing protein, with protein MRILPFRGYRYNPNRIPNLDDVISLPYDQFKGTRDDRFHQRHPFNIAHLIMNPQTSEDSPSWNRYTRSKSLLDQWMNESIFLQDDQPSIYPYFQDFSLVGGPTLTRKGFIALGEVTDYSQGMVRPHERTMTRPKQDRLELLRSTRVDSGIIFVLYSDPEGAIEALLDEATGDHPAMTAAGPDRMSNRLWQVSDPTVIAPIQRAMQDKPVIIADGHHRYEVAVEFSREAMRQRSEDRAWENYRFKLFSFVRLESPAIAILPIHRILRHLEGFEPSRFLQQLESFFSIEATEVAGGISSGKLEELLQRMQQKQTKGHAAMGVYLPGLNRLALLTFLGERADKLDWPTDKSETWRQLDVSILQVAILDRILNLGEREMAQGNFVEYVSEAREAVLKAEDGSCQCVILLNPTPMKQVEAVVEAGDLLPQKTTHFHPKLMEGLVFAKHL; from the coding sequence ATGCGAATTTTGCCGTTTCGGGGTTACCGCTACAACCCAAACCGTATTCCCAATCTGGACGACGTGATCTCCCTGCCCTACGATCAGTTCAAGGGCACCCGGGACGACCGGTTTCACCAGCGGCATCCCTTTAACATCGCTCATCTTATCATGAACCCCCAGACCAGTGAGGATTCCCCGTCCTGGAATCGATATACCCGGTCCAAGTCCTTGTTGGATCAATGGATGAATGAATCGATCTTCCTGCAGGACGATCAGCCCAGCATTTATCCCTACTTTCAAGACTTCTCCCTGGTTGGAGGACCTACCCTGACCCGCAAGGGATTCATAGCCCTGGGCGAAGTTACCGATTACTCCCAGGGTATGGTGCGGCCCCATGAGCGCACCATGACCAGGCCCAAGCAGGATCGCCTGGAGCTGCTGCGCTCCACCAGGGTCGACTCCGGAATCATCTTTGTCCTCTACTCTGATCCGGAAGGGGCGATCGAGGCGCTCCTGGATGAGGCGACCGGAGACCACCCTGCCATGACGGCAGCCGGTCCGGACAGGATGTCGAATCGGTTATGGCAGGTGTCGGACCCAACGGTGATCGCGCCAATCCAGCGGGCCATGCAAGACAAGCCCGTAATCATTGCCGATGGCCACCATCGTTACGAAGTTGCGGTGGAGTTCAGCCGGGAGGCCATGAGGCAGCGGTCGGAGGACCGGGCTTGGGAAAACTATCGATTCAAGCTCTTCAGCTTTGTTCGACTGGAGTCTCCGGCAATCGCCATCCTGCCTATCCATCGCATCCTGAGACATCTGGAAGGGTTTGAGCCGTCCCGCTTTCTTCAGCAACTCGAGTCGTTCTTTTCGATTGAAGCGACCGAGGTCGCCGGCGGCATTTCTTCAGGAAAGCTGGAGGAGTTGCTGCAGCGAATGCAGCAAAAGCAGACCAAGGGGCATGCGGCAATGGGAGTCTATCTGCCCGGGCTGAACCGGTTGGCCCTGCTGACGTTCCTTGGCGAGAGAGCCGATAAACTGGATTGGCCGACAGACAAGTCCGAAACCTGGCGCCAATTGGATGTGTCCATCCTGCAGGTGGCTATATTGGACCGGATACTCAATCTCGGCGAACGGGAAATGGCCCAGGGAAACTTTGTAGAGTATGTCAGCGAGGCCCGCGAGGCGGTCCTCAAGGCGGAGGACGGCTCCTGCCAATGCGTCATTCTGCTGAATCCCACCCCCATGAAGCAGGTCGAGGCCGTAGTGGAGGCTGGAGACCTGCTGCCCCAGAAAACCACCCACTTTCACCCCAAGCTCATGGAAGGCCTGGTGTTCGCCAAGCACCTCTGA
- the pheA gene encoding prephenate dehydratase: MPPGQDCVVAYQGEPGAYSEIASRRFFPSVSHLIPCETFDLVFQRVQREEAAFGVIPIENSLAGSIHQNYDLLLRHRLTIIKELKLRILHHLIANPGVGLSQIRRVYSHPQALMQCRRNTARLGKLKIIPTYDTAGSVKKIKEEKILDGAAIASDLAARLYGMTIVRENLQDNFANFTRFLLLARGRHKMPDANKTSIVFSIRNVPGALFRSMSVFALRDIDLYKIESRPLHGKPWEYLFYVDFAGSLEDRHCKRAMAHLRELAGYLKILGSYPRDDSDLDPQEPAGN, translated from the coding sequence ATGCCCCCTGGCCAAGATTGCGTGGTTGCCTATCAGGGCGAGCCGGGAGCATACAGTGAAATAGCCTCCCGGCGCTTTTTCCCCAGCGTCAGCCACCTGATTCCCTGTGAGACCTTTGACCTGGTATTTCAGAGAGTCCAGCGGGAAGAGGCGGCATTCGGGGTCATCCCCATTGAGAACTCGCTGGCCGGCAGCATCCACCAAAACTACGATCTCCTGCTACGCCACCGACTTACGATTATCAAAGAGTTAAAGCTCCGCATCCTGCACCACCTGATCGCCAACCCCGGGGTCGGGCTTTCTCAAATCCGTCGCGTCTATTCCCACCCCCAGGCGCTCATGCAGTGCCGCAGAAACACCGCCCGGCTGGGTAAGCTGAAAATCATCCCGACCTACGACACCGCGGGCAGCGTCAAGAAAATCAAGGAAGAGAAGATCCTTGACGGCGCCGCAATCGCGAGCGACCTGGCTGCCCGTCTATATGGCATGACCATCGTGCGAGAGAATCTTCAGGACAACTTCGCCAACTTCACCCGGTTCCTTTTGCTGGCCAGGGGCCGCCACAAAATGCCCGATGCCAACAAGACGTCCATTGTTTTTTCCATCCGGAATGTTCCCGGGGCCCTTTTTCGTTCTATGAGTGTTTTCGCGCTGCGGGACATCGACCTTTACAAGATCGAATCCCGTCCCTTGCACGGCAAACCCTGGGAATATCTGTTCTATGTCGACTTCGCCGGCAGCCTGGAGGACAGGCACTGCAAAAGGGCCATGGCCCATCTGCGAGAATTGGCCGGGTACTTGAAGATTCTGGGCTCCTACCCCCGGGACGACTCTGATCTCGACCCTCAGGAGCCTGCGGGAAATTGA
- a CDS encoding nucleotidyltransferase family protein, translated as MDKRVSGIILAAGRSQRMGRPKALLPIFGTTFLEHIVHQIRASRLVDLKIVLGHRPEVILGRLPDLEPATVINSRYREGQLSSLQTGIRALDPETCDGLMMFLVDHPLVECSLIDGLIGCFSQGRHPIVIPSYQRRRGHPVLFARELFPELLAASPDEGAVAVVRQHRQQIHHLEWKSDEILIDVDTPEAYQRWIQPRSERS; from the coding sequence ATGGACAAACGGGTCAGTGGCATCATCCTGGCCGCGGGTCGGTCGCAGCGCATGGGGCGGCCCAAGGCTTTGCTCCCGATCTTCGGCACCACCTTCCTGGAGCATATCGTCCACCAGATTCGGGCCTCCCGGCTGGTCGACCTGAAGATCGTGCTGGGTCACAGGCCCGAAGTCATCCTGGGCCGTCTGCCGGACCTGGAGCCGGCAACCGTCATCAACTCCCGCTACCGGGAAGGACAACTCTCCTCCCTGCAAACCGGCATCCGGGCTCTGGACCCCGAGACTTGCGACGGTTTGATGATGTTCCTGGTCGACCATCCCCTGGTCGAGTGTTCTTTGATCGACGGACTGATCGGGTGCTTCAGCCAAGGGCGTCATCCGATTGTGATTCCCAGCTATCAAAGGAGGCGAGGGCATCCGGTCCTGTTCGCCAGGGAACTGTTTCCCGAGCTGCTTGCCGCCAGTCCGGACGAAGGAGCCGTCGCTGTGGTCAGGCAGCATCGCCAGCAGATCCACCATTTGGAATGGAAGTCGGATGAAATCCTGATCGACGTAGACACTCCGGAAGCTTACCAACGCTGGATCCAGCCGCGCTCGGAAAGGTCCTAG
- a CDS encoding M28 family peptidase, with protein MPSLVLGLLLPGLLEAISFEKIALGLKSIRQERIRARLKFLSSSHFKGRATGSPEAELTAAYIASVFEGNGLLPAPQSTDYIHSFGISQALPRNSGQLVFTNTRGSVVSFESGEDFLPASWGPDASVRGKQAVFVGYGLTAPDLDYDDFQGIDLEDKVAIMLSGGPPDIAFRRVGTTDYSDPVEKSLVAAARGACGLVLVQPPGKELPFPRYNFRHARAHLSDRLDTLSIPVARMTFAAGERLLGQADGPETQSRSLGMLQDLIDRTGRAQSFSLPGRIDLQVSYRRRQLQGYNVIGHIPGSDPALKDEFIILGAHHDHMGVDEKGRIFWGADDNASGTTALLELAEAFQENPDKPGRSILLAAWGAEEMGLLGSRHYVNRPPVPLQQTVAMFQMDMIGRNAQHAANLVGDLPGQRERDNRNSLNVFGASVAPMLRDLMERSNARTGLDLRFPAEARSMDLMRRSDHWPFLKQGTPALFLFTGFHPDYHQTTDTANKINFNKLEKILKLVYLVVWEVGEARHRPQLDPGVFGKLTHRGPAGD; from the coding sequence TTGCCCAGCCTCGTTTTGGGGCTCCTGCTGCCCGGCCTGCTCGAGGCAATCTCCTTTGAAAAGATTGCCCTCGGATTGAAGTCCATTCGCCAGGAACGCATCCGGGCCAGACTGAAGTTTCTATCGTCCTCCCATTTCAAGGGGCGGGCGACGGGCAGCCCCGAGGCCGAGCTTACCGCGGCCTACATCGCCAGCGTCTTCGAGGGCAATGGCCTGCTCCCAGCACCCCAATCCACGGATTACATCCATTCCTTTGGGATCAGCCAGGCGCTTCCTCGAAATTCCGGTCAGCTGGTTTTCACGAACACCCGGGGTTCAGTGGTCTCCTTCGAGAGTGGTGAGGATTTCCTGCCGGCTTCCTGGGGACCGGACGCATCGGTCCGAGGCAAGCAAGCCGTCTTCGTCGGATATGGACTGACGGCGCCCGATCTTGACTATGACGATTTCCAGGGGATCGACCTCGAGGACAAGGTCGCGATCATGCTCAGCGGAGGCCCTCCCGACATTGCCTTTCGCCGGGTTGGAACAACCGACTACTCCGACCCAGTCGAGAAGTCCCTTGTGGCCGCGGCGCGGGGGGCGTGCGGCTTGGTGCTGGTACAGCCCCCAGGGAAGGAGCTTCCTTTTCCACGCTACAACTTTCGACACGCCAGGGCCCACCTGTCGGATCGGCTGGATACCCTCTCCATTCCGGTGGCAAGAATGACTTTCGCAGCCGGAGAACGTCTGCTGGGGCAAGCGGACGGACCCGAAACTCAGTCCCGGTCCCTCGGGATGTTGCAGGACCTGATTGACCGGACGGGTCGGGCTCAGAGCTTTTCCCTCCCAGGGCGAATTGACCTGCAAGTCTCCTATCGCAGGAGACAACTCCAGGGATACAACGTGATTGGGCATATTCCGGGATCGGACCCTGCTCTCAAGGACGAGTTCATCATCCTGGGAGCCCATCACGATCATATGGGTGTGGATGAGAAGGGCCGGATCTTCTGGGGAGCCGACGACAATGCTTCCGGCACTACGGCGCTGCTTGAACTCGCGGAGGCCTTCCAGGAAAACCCGGACAAACCCGGGAGAAGCATCCTGCTGGCCGCCTGGGGCGCGGAAGAAATGGGACTACTGGGATCTCGACACTACGTCAATCGCCCTCCGGTGCCGCTCCAACAGACGGTGGCCATGTTCCAGATGGACATGATCGGGCGGAATGCCCAGCACGCAGCCAATCTGGTGGGCGATCTCCCCGGTCAAAGGGAAAGGGACAACCGCAATTCGCTGAACGTCTTCGGAGCGTCGGTGGCTCCCATGCTACGGGACCTCATGGAGCGCAGCAACGCCAGAACCGGCCTGGATCTGAGATTTCCCGCGGAAGCCAGGTCCATGGACTTGATGCGCCGCAGCGATCACTGGCCTTTCCTGAAACAGGGCACTCCCGCGCTGTTCCTGTTTACCGGCTTCCATCCCGACTATCATCAGACCACCGATACGGCAAACAAGATCAACTTCAACAAGCTGGAGAAAATACTGAAACTGGTCTATCTGGTGGTTTGGGAGGTGGGAGAGGCACGCCATCGGCCGCAACTGGACCCGGGTGTTTTCGGAAAGCTGACCCACCGCGGCCCGGCCGGCGATTGA
- a CDS encoding alanine--glyoxylate aminotransferase family protein — protein MKEFNPPKRILMGPGPSDVDPRVLSALSAPLVGHLDPSFLRVMDDIQQLLRMVFETGNRLTIPISATGSAGMEAAFVNLVEPGDPVVVCVNGVFGERMSDIVTRCGGKLTRVEAEWGRGFDMEEVRQALHRTRPRILAAVQAETSTGVLTPPARLREVLREFPETLLLLDCVTSLGGHPVGIDQHGVDFAYSGTQKCLSCPPGLAPVTVSDRAVERIRRRKNKVQSWYLDLTMVEKYWGDDRTYHHTAPISMNYALRESLRLVVEEGLRNRFDRHRLNHRALVAGVEAMGLEMLVQPEDRLWVLNTVRVPDGVSDAAVRSRLLRDFGIEIGGGLGPLKDRIWRVGLMGTSSHANNVLMLLNALERILRQDGFQMAPGSGVEAASAVFDQDESVECSG, from the coding sequence ATGAAAGAGTTCAATCCCCCTAAGCGAATCCTGATGGGACCCGGTCCCAGCGACGTGGATCCGCGTGTGCTCAGTGCCCTTTCCGCCCCGCTGGTGGGTCATTTGGATCCCTCGTTCCTGAGGGTCATGGATGATATCCAGCAGTTGCTGCGGATGGTGTTTGAAACCGGGAATCGTTTGACCATTCCCATATCCGCCACCGGGAGCGCGGGAATGGAGGCCGCTTTCGTGAACCTGGTCGAGCCCGGAGACCCGGTGGTGGTTTGTGTGAACGGAGTTTTCGGCGAGCGGATGAGCGATATCGTTACCCGCTGTGGCGGGAAGCTGACCCGGGTGGAAGCCGAATGGGGTCGCGGCTTTGACATGGAGGAAGTCCGACAAGCCTTGCATCGGACCCGTCCCAGGATCCTGGCGGCTGTCCAGGCGGAAACCTCCACAGGAGTATTGACCCCGCCTGCCAGGCTGAGGGAGGTCTTGAGGGAGTTCCCGGAAACACTCCTGCTGCTGGACTGTGTCACCTCTCTGGGCGGACATCCGGTGGGCATCGACCAACATGGGGTCGATTTCGCCTATAGCGGGACTCAGAAGTGCTTGAGCTGCCCCCCCGGACTGGCCCCCGTTACGGTCTCGGACCGGGCCGTGGAGAGGATTCGCCGGAGAAAAAACAAGGTGCAAAGCTGGTATCTCGACCTGACCATGGTTGAAAAGTACTGGGGTGACGATCGCACCTACCACCACACGGCTCCGATTTCCATGAACTATGCGCTCCGGGAATCCCTGCGACTGGTTGTCGAGGAAGGGCTCCGGAACCGTTTCGATCGCCACCGCTTGAATCATCGAGCATTGGTGGCGGGGGTGGAGGCCATGGGATTGGAGATGCTGGTCCAACCGGAAGACCGTCTATGGGTCTTGAATACGGTCCGGGTGCCCGATGGAGTATCGGATGCCGCCGTGCGATCCCGGCTGTTGAGGGACTTCGGCATCGAGATCGGCGGAGGGTTGGGACCGCTGAAAGACAGGATCTGGCGGGTGGGGTTGATGGGAACCTCCTCCCATGCGAACAACGTGCTGATGTTGCTGAATGCCCTGGAGCGCATTCTCAGGCAGGATGGGTTCCAAATGGCCCCGGGCAGCGGAGTGGAGGCTGCTTCAGCGGTCTTCGACCAGGATGAGTCAGTTGAATGTTCGGGATAA
- a CDS encoding glycine C-acetyltransferase encodes MATLLDDFLAGELESLKHRKLYRDLKVLEGQQLPQAQFDGRSVVNLSSNNYLGLNTHPRLMEASARALRELGVGSGAVRTIAGTMRVHMELEEKIARFKQVEASVVFQSGFTANAGTVSSILGKGDMIISDELNHASIIDGCRLSRAQIRVYPHKDTRALEGILAEVQSLPGRKLVVTDGVFSMDGDVAPLPRIVELAEKYGAMMMVDDAHASGVMGNCGRGTVDHFGLHGRVDIQVGTLSKAVGSLGGYVCGSRALIEYLYHRARPFLFSTSHPPAVAASCLAAFEILEEEPALIENLWQNTRFFKAGLARLGFDTGASETPITPIIVGQGELAMKFSDQLFEEGVFAQGIGYPTVPEEESRIRTIVTATHTRQQLEFALEILARVGRRLGIISG; translated from the coding sequence ATGGCGACCCTTCTGGATGACTTTCTGGCTGGAGAACTGGAGAGCCTGAAGCACAGGAAGCTTTACCGGGATCTCAAGGTTCTGGAAGGACAACAACTGCCACAGGCTCAGTTCGATGGACGGTCTGTGGTCAATCTCTCCTCCAATAACTACCTCGGACTCAATACCCACCCCCGGCTGATGGAAGCCTCGGCTCGGGCCCTGCGTGAGCTCGGCGTTGGATCGGGCGCGGTCAGAACCATCGCCGGGACCATGCGGGTTCACATGGAGCTGGAAGAAAAGATTGCCAGGTTCAAGCAGGTGGAGGCCAGCGTGGTCTTTCAATCGGGATTTACCGCCAACGCCGGCACAGTCTCTTCGATTCTGGGCAAGGGAGACATGATCATCTCGGACGAGCTCAACCATGCCAGCATCATTGACGGTTGCCGGCTGTCGCGCGCTCAGATCCGGGTCTATCCCCACAAGGATACCCGGGCGCTGGAAGGAATTCTGGCCGAGGTTCAATCACTGCCCGGCAGGAAACTGGTGGTCACGGACGGCGTATTCTCGATGGATGGCGATGTGGCGCCGCTCCCCCGAATCGTAGAGTTGGCGGAAAAGTACGGCGCGATGATGATGGTGGATGATGCGCACGCCAGCGGGGTCATGGGCAATTGCGGTCGCGGAACGGTGGACCACTTCGGTTTGCACGGCCGGGTGGACATTCAGGTCGGCACCCTTTCCAAGGCCGTGGGATCTCTGGGCGGGTACGTCTGCGGGAGTCGCGCACTGATCGAGTACCTCTACCATCGCGCTCGACCCTTTCTGTTTTCCACCTCCCATCCTCCAGCGGTGGCGGCCTCCTGCCTGGCAGCCTTTGAGATCCTGGAGGAGGAGCCGGCCCTGATCGAGAATTTGTGGCAAAACACCCGGTTCTTCAAAGCAGGATTGGCTCGCCTGGGTTTCGACACCGGCGCCAGCGAAACACCTATCACCCCGATCATCGTTGGTCAGGGAGAGTTGGCCATGAAGTTTTCGGACCAGCTATTCGAGGAGGGAGTGTTCGCCCAGGGAATCGGTTATCCGACCGTGCCGGAGGAAGAGTCTCGTATCCGCACCATTGTGACCGCCACCCATACCCGGCAACAGCTGGAATTCGCCCTGGAGATTCTGGCCAGGGTCGGTCGCCGGCTGGGGATCATCTCCGGGTAG
- a CDS encoding type II toxin-antitoxin system RelB/DinJ family antitoxin, translating to MSTQSSMLHVRMDNELKQKATEALAAMGLSASDAVRLLFHRIAADQAFPLELKVPNARTQEAMAESEEMMKQGKTRFGSVEEMFTELEKASRQ from the coding sequence ATGAGTACACAGAGTTCCATGCTCCATGTCCGAATGGATAACGAGCTGAAACAGAAGGCAACCGAGGCTCTGGCGGCAATGGGGCTGTCGGCTTCCGATGCCGTGCGCCTGTTGTTTCACCGCATCGCGGCCGATCAGGCCTTCCCTCTCGAACTCAAGGTTCCCAATGCACGGACCCAAGAGGCCATGGCCGAGTCGGAAGAAATGATGAAGCAGGGCAAAACGCGATTCGGAAGCGTGGAGGAGATGTTTACGGAACTTGAAAAAGCCAGCCGCCAGTAA
- a CDS encoding type II toxin-antitoxin system YafQ family toxin: MKKPAASKRSRPPRRADYTRDFLRDWERLSRSGRYDMKRLKAVMLLLIANDAPLGPERRDHPLKGTWSNYRECHVGGDFLLIYQLNDSPGPAGTINFVRVGTHAELFQ; encoded by the coding sequence TTGAAAAAGCCAGCCGCCAGTAAACGATCTCGCCCGCCGCGCCGGGCGGATTATACCCGGGACTTCCTCAGGGATTGGGAACGGCTATCGCGTTCCGGCCGATACGATATGAAACGGCTGAAGGCTGTTATGCTGCTTCTTATTGCAAACGATGCTCCCCTCGGTCCCGAACGGAGGGATCACCCCCTGAAAGGCACATGGTCGAACTACCGGGAATGCCATGTGGGTGGTGACTTCCTGTTGATTTACCAGCTCAATGATTCGCCCGGCCCTGCCGGTACCATTAACTTTGTTCGGGTCGGCACCCATGCCGAACTGTTCCAATAA
- the groL gene encoding chaperonin GroEL (60 kDa chaperone family; promotes refolding of misfolded polypeptides especially under stressful conditions; forms two stacked rings of heptamers to form a barrel-shaped 14mer; ends can be capped by GroES; misfolded proteins enter the barrel where they are refolded when GroES binds) has translation MAKQIVSGEDSRQAVLRGVNQLADAVKITLGPRGRNVVLDKKFGSPTITKDGVTVAKEVELEDGLENMGAQMVREVASKTSDVAGDGTTTATVLAQAILREGIKTVAAGANPMALKRGIDRAVESAVQQIEKLSSPVKGEMIAQVGTISANGDSEIGAIIAEAMNKVGKDGVITVEEAKSMDTSLEIVEGMQFDRGYLSPYFVTDSDRMECVLEDVFLLIHEKKISNMKDLLPILEQVAKVGRPFMIIAEEVEGEALATLVVNKLRGTLNGAAVKAPGFGDRRKAMLEDIAILTGGKAITEDLGLKLENLRLEDLGRAKRVVIDKDNTTIVEGAGQSVEIEGRVRQIRAQVEETTSDYDREKLQERLAKLVGGVAVIRVGAATETELKEKKARVEDAMHATRAAVEEGIVPGGGVTFLKGIPALKELQLEEDEQIGVQIVVRAMEEPLRQIAANAGIEGAVMVEEVKSGEQDSYGLNAETGALEDLTAAGIIDPAKVTRTALQNAASVAGLLLTTEALVSELPEEKKPEPPMPHGHGDMY, from the coding sequence ATGGCTAAGCAGATTGTAAGCGGGGAAGATTCCCGACAGGCGGTCCTCCGCGGAGTAAACCAGTTGGCGGACGCAGTAAAGATTACCCTGGGACCCAGGGGACGCAATGTGGTTCTGGACAAGAAGTTCGGATCCCCGACCATCACCAAGGATGGCGTGACCGTGGCCAAGGAAGTTGAACTGGAGGATGGCCTGGAGAACATGGGCGCGCAAATGGTCCGGGAGGTGGCTTCAAAGACCAGCGACGTGGCTGGCGACGGTACCACCACGGCCACCGTGTTGGCGCAGGCCATCTTGCGTGAAGGGATCAAGACGGTCGCAGCCGGGGCCAATCCCATGGCCTTGAAACGCGGCATCGACCGTGCTGTCGAAAGCGCGGTTCAGCAGATTGAGAAGTTATCCAGCCCGGTAAAGGGTGAAATGATCGCCCAGGTCGGCACCATCTCGGCCAACGGCGACTCCGAAATCGGAGCCATCATTGCCGAAGCCATGAACAAGGTCGGCAAGGATGGCGTGATCACCGTCGAGGAAGCCAAGTCCATGGACACTTCCCTGGAGATCGTGGAAGGGATGCAGTTCGATCGAGGATATCTCTCTCCCTACTTCGTCACCGACTCCGATCGGATGGAATGTGTGCTGGAAGACGTTTTTCTGCTGATTCACGAAAAGAAGATCAGCAACATGAAGGACCTGCTGCCCATTCTCGAGCAGGTGGCCAAGGTGGGAAGACCTTTCATGATCATCGCCGAGGAAGTCGAGGGCGAGGCGCTGGCCACTCTGGTGGTCAACAAGCTCAGAGGGACCCTGAATGGTGCTGCCGTGAAGGCCCCCGGTTTCGGAGACCGGCGCAAAGCCATGCTGGAAGACATCGCGATCCTGACCGGAGGCAAGGCCATCACCGAGGATCTTGGACTCAAGCTGGAGAATCTCCGCCTGGAGGATTTGGGGCGAGCCAAGCGGGTCGTGATCGACAAGGACAATACCACCATCGTGGAGGGTGCCGGCCAGTCCGTGGAAATCGAAGGCCGGGTGCGCCAGATTCGCGCCCAGGTCGAGGAAACCACTTCTGACTATGATCGTGAAAAGCTGCAGGAGCGACTGGCCAAGCTGGTGGGAGGCGTGGCCGTAATCAGAGTGGGAGCCGCCACCGAGACCGAGCTCAAGGAAAAGAAAGCTCGCGTGGAAGACGCCATGCATGCCACCCGGGCTGCCGTGGAGGAAGGCATCGTTCCGGGTGGAGGAGTCACCTTCCTCAAGGGGATTCCGGCTCTGAAAGAGCTCCAGCTCGAGGAAGATGAACAGATCGGCGTCCAGATTGTAGTGAGAGCGATGGAGGAACCTCTTCGACAGATCGCCGCCAATGCCGGAATCGAAGGTGCGGTGATGGTCGAGGAAGTGAAGTCCGGTGAGCAGGACAGCTACGGGCTCAATGCGGAAACCGGGGCACTCGAGGACCTGACCGCCGCCGGCATCATCGATCCGGCCAAGGTCACCCGAACCGCTCTTCAGAATGCCGCCTCCGTGGCCGGCTTGCTGTTGACCACCGAGGCTCTGGTCTCCGAGCTTCCGGAGGAGAAAAAGCCGGAGCCGCCCATGCCGCACGGCCACGGCGACATGTACTAG
- the groES gene encoding co-chaperone GroES: protein MSLRPLQDRILVQRTEPEETVRGGLIIPDTAKEKPQEGIVKAAGNGKVLENGKRLEMTLKAGDRILFGKYSGSEVTLDGEEYLIMKEEDVLAILESE from the coding sequence ATGAGTCTTAGACCCCTGCAGGATCGCATCCTAGTTCAGCGAACCGAGCCGGAGGAAACGGTCAGAGGTGGCCTGATTATTCCGGATACAGCCAAGGAGAAGCCCCAGGAAGGAATCGTCAAGGCCGCTGGCAATGGCAAGGTTCTTGAAAACGGCAAGCGATTGGAAATGACGCTGAAAGCTGGAGACCGCATCCTGTTCGGCAAGTATTCCGGCTCCGAGGTGACCCTGGATGGCGAAGAGTACCTCATCATGAAGGAAGAGGATGTCTTGGCGATCCTGGAGTCCGAGTAG